One segment of Scyliorhinus torazame isolate Kashiwa2021f chromosome 14, sScyTor2.1, whole genome shotgun sequence DNA contains the following:
- the LOC140389793 gene encoding transmembrane epididymal protein 1-like, whose protein sequence is MGTFIGHISPGLAFLSFGILYAFKFSLMVLRGQKMQLVSPARPPGLRACLKRIPAEGVMKILYGTLAVAAEFFYPPGVYKLTLYNRERADYPFIHPNEWQHATMYSYFALSGWVDIISQACLPRRVVLVESIAIALAFYIEALLLYSHMHGKERVENSVHSLLLLACFLVCLILTAEIWRPNDHVLWFAKTCLVMTQGTWLLHAAFILYRPFTGRPWKGDDMVNLMFVTSFFCWHVALNMILLLAIFSLTGLWHSRCSGRDAGPAFQGAKPTFSLLLERVHGAGLPSQYAKLQAEEEETQLLQECDF, encoded by the coding sequence ATGGGCACCTTTATCGGTCACATCTCGCCGGGCCTGGCTTTCCTCTCCTTCGGCATTCTCTACGCTTTCAAGTTCTCCCTGATGGTGCTTCGGGGCCAAAAGATGCAGCTCGTGTCTCCCGCCCGGCCACCCGGATTGCGGGCCTGCCTGAAGCGGATTCCTGCTGAAGGGGTGATGAAGATTCTGTACGGTACCCTGGCCGTCGCGGCAGAGTTCTTTTACCCGCCCGGGGTGTACAAGCTGACTCTCTACAACAGAGAGAGGGCCGACTACCCATTCATACACCCCAACGAGTGGCAGCACGCCACCATGTATTCCTATTTCGCCCTCAGTGGCTGGGTGGATATCATCAGCCAGGCCTGTCTGCCCAGGCGTGTGGTCCTGGTGGAGAGCATTGCCATCGCCCTGGCTTTTTACATCGAAGCGCTGCTCCTGTACTCTCACATGCACGGGAAGGAGCGGGTGGAGAACTCGGTGCACAGCCTGCTGCTCCTCGCCTGCTTCCTCGTCTGCCTCATCCTCACCGCCGAGATCTGGAGACCCAACGACCACGTCCTCTGGTTCGCCAAGACCTGCCTGGTCATGACCCAAGGCACCTGGCTCCTCCACGCCGCCTTCATCCTCTACAGGCCGTTCACGGGGAGACCCTGGAAGGGCGATGACATGGTCAACCTCATGTTTGTCACCAGTTTCTTCTGCTGGCACGTCGCGCTGAACATGATCCTGCTGCTGGCCATCTTCTCACTCACCGGCCTCTGGCACAGTCGCTGCTCCGGCCGGGACGCTGGCCCGGCTTTCCAGGGTGCCAAGCCAACATTCAGCTTGCTCCTGGAGCGGGTCCATGGCGCAGGCCTCCCCTCACAGTATGCCAAACTCCAGGCTGAAGAGGAGGAAACGCAACTGCTCCAAGAATGTGACTTTTAA